One Perca flavescens isolate YP-PL-M2 chromosome 16, PFLA_1.0, whole genome shotgun sequence genomic window, CGtcagattgcttttttttttttggcttgaaTGCCTTGttttcctggaaatgtacttccgttgatccagattGTAGCTGCTTTAACGCCATGCCCTTTTCTTCTCTGCAGATGAGTGACCAAGACAGCAGCACCTCGGCCTCGCAAACAGAGGGAGAAGTTGAGGAAGAAGTTGAGGGAGAAGTTGAGGGAGAGATGGACGGAGAAATGAAAGGTggtggtgaagaagaagaaggtgaaaAACACAGGGACAGTCCGGCCCCCGGTCTGTCCAGCTTCTCCACGTCCCTAAGCGCCGTCATGCGCATCAAACAGAAGTACCGGGCCATGAAGAAGAGGCGGCAGGACTTGGCCCTGGGGTTGGCAGCAGACGGGCCCCTCACGGGAGCTCCCCCCAGATCCAGCCCCAAAATCTTCACCTTCGACGGACTCACCCCGTCCAGCTTGTCGTCCTCTGTCCCGCAGTGGAAcaagagaaggaagaggaaaCGGGTGTTGTATCCCAACAGAGGGGGGTGCAGGGCGCCTCCGAAACAGGAGCGCAGCCGAGCCAAATACTGCCTCGTCCTGCTCTGTGCCATTGTCTTCATCCAGGTAAAGGAACTCAAAATGATATAAgaataataagaataaataCTGAGGTAAGGGATTTGTATAACTATTAATTCCTGTGTGATGATGCAATGTAAATATAGActgaactagggctgcaactaacgattaattttcattatcgattaatctgttggattattttctggataaatggattagttgtttggtctatgaaatgtcagaaaattgtgaaaaatgtggatcagtgtttcccaaaaagcccaagatgatgtcctcaaatgtctgttttgtccagaactcaaagatattcagtttactgtcacagaagatttcaataacattttatttatagggtcaaatcataacagaagttatagAAGTTAGGATCTCAGGacacagagtaggtctagagtctagaccacgctctataatttacaaagacccaacagttcccccaaagagcaagcatttaagGGCTTGAAGTGAAGTGTGactgaagaaactagaaaagattcaaatttaacaagctgaaataaaaaaaaagaacttattttcataaaaatgtactcaaaccgatgaatcgattatcaaaatagttggcgattaatttaagagttcACAACTCTTGATTAATCATTAATCATTACCTTATCTTGAGGCACAGTTTAGTAAAATCTAAGTGCCCACAGCTCGTTCTTGCTTCAGGGCCTCATCTTTGTGAGTTCATGTGGCCGAGGCTGTTTGTGACTGCCTTATTATCACTTTGTTTGGCAACATTTCTAATGGGTCCAATGTGTTTCCTGTTGCAGTTTTAGACATTTGTGTGAAGTTTACAATGTCATAATTTGAGTAGGAATTCTTGAGTTATGGCCAAAAATGCATTATgatattcagaaactgtgccttttaaacgagccgtcaggacttttgtaactttgtgacgtcacaactatactatatataggtagaaagtgccactacagtgccgttacagtcaatCCCCGGCTGCAATAATGGTGCAGAGACGCTGAGAACGAAAGGCCtggaaatgctgaccaatcagagaagactgggctttttcaggagatggtcttaaagagacaggcgctaaatcGGAGCGTTTAAGACAAAGGGttaatacaggtatattcagatagatagtatgagaaaaataaagtgtttatcgaacattaaagcatgtaaatatGTTCTAGGAGAAACCCagaatacaagtatgaaccacaaaatgagcatgatatgggaccttttaaagttGCTGGATAACATTTAGCTTTGTTCAGTGGCTCTCTAAAGTTGCAATTTGATATCCTTGTATACGAACCGTTTTCTATAAAGATTACATCACAGCTTTATCTGTCATCGCTCCCATGATATTCTAAATCTCTGTCCCGTGTGTCTCTTCAGGTGTACAACGCCATCGAGAACCTCGATGACCACGTTCTCAGGTACGACCTGGACGGGCTGGAGAAGACGCTGAGGCGAGAGGTGTTTGGGCAGCAGGGAGCCGTGGAGGGTCTGCTGTCCCACCTGAAGGACTACCTGTCCACCTACGTCCACAACAAGCCCCTGGTGGTGTCCCTGCACGGCCCCAGCGGCGTGGGCAAGAGCCACCTGGGGCGCCTCCTGGCGGGACACTTCCGCTCGGTGGTTGGGGAGACGCTGGTGCTGCAGTACTACGTCCTCCACCACTGCCCCCAGGAGGCGGATGCACTGCAGTGCGCCGGCGACCTGGCCGCCCTCATCGCGCAGATGGTGGAACgcgccgaggaggaggagaagatcCCGCTCTTCATCTTCGACGAGGCGGAGCACATGCACGGCGAGATCCTGGACGCCCTGCTGCAGCTCGTGGCCTCCAAACAGTCCAACGAGTACCTGAACGCCATCTACCTGTTCCTGAGCAACCTGGGCCACACGCACATCACCAAACACATGCTCTACAACTCCTCCAGTAATTCTATGGCGGCGGCggcgtcgtcgtcgtcgtcgtcgtcgggTCGTCATAGCCACCTCGTGAAAGAGCTGACTCCGATATTACGCAGCACCCTGGCGAAGCTTCACCCGCTGTGGACAGAGGCGGACGTTTTACCTCTGGGCCTTTTGGAGAAAGGCCACGTGATGGAGTGCTTCCTGGACGAAATGACTCGAGAGGGCTTCTACCCGGATCATACCAACATAGAGAGGCTCGCGGGGGAGATTGAATATTACCCCGAGGCAGGAGGGCACCAATACTCCCAGACGGGCTGCAAGCAAGTGGTCGCTAAAGTCAACCTGCTGTGAAATCCCTCCGCAGGAAATGTCTGAATGTTTCACATTCTTTGACGGATGAAGAAATGGCCTCGCTGGGAGCGAGTGAGGTTACGTGGTTATGAAACTTCAATGACACAACTCGGAGCCACAGCTTTTCAAGAGCCGTCTTGTAagagtgtggtgtgtgtgtgtgtgtggggggggggacgcTAAAGAGGTTCGCCTCTGTTGTGGGAAATGTGGCGTTTTTTTGTGAAGAGCACCCGGTCACACAAACAGTCCTTTAAGGTCAGTTCAGCTCAGCTCAGTGAGTAAAAACTAGCGATATGCAGATCgtttaggcttttatttgacCCCAGTTTGAGATATCTGCCTCCACCAAAATACAAAGGAGGTAAGTggaaatgtgtttatgttgctcacaacatcatttaaataattttacaCTGTCAACCTATTTTATAGGGATTATTTCTTCAGTCGAAAAACAGTCGACGGTGAGGTGTGTCGATTACCGTGGGATGGCGATGTTGTTTAGTTGACCACTTTGGTACGGACTGAAATATCTTagcaacagtggacctttttcacagcagacattttgacttgtcatagtagaaaaagctcagctgaaattgataaccttaacttaaagtgtcccagtaagctatttcagtgagtcagcatgcccaataccagggtctctcctaagtggaatgcagccatcagtaatggtttaataccagggtctctccttagtggaatgcagccatatgtaatggtttaataccagggtctctcctaagtggaatgcagccatcagtaatggtttaataccagggtctctcctaagtgg contains:
- the tor4aa gene encoding torsin-4A — protein: MSDQDSSTSASQTEGEVEEEVEGEVEGEMDGEMKGGGEEEEGEKHRDSPAPGLSSFSTSLSAVMRIKQKYRAMKKRRQDLALGLAADGPLTGAPPRSSPKIFTFDGLTPSSLSSSVPQWNKRRKRKRVLYPNRGGCRAPPKQERSRAKYCLVLLCAIVFIQVYNAIENLDDHVLRYDLDGLEKTLRREVFGQQGAVEGLLSHLKDYLSTYVHNKPLVVSLHGPSGVGKSHLGRLLAGHFRSVVGETLVLQYYVLHHCPQEADALQCAGDLAALIAQMVERAEEEEKIPLFIFDEAEHMHGEILDALLQLVASKQSNEYLNAIYLFLSNLGHTHITKHMLYNSSSNSMAAAASSSSSSSGRHSHLVKELTPILRSTLAKLHPLWTEADVLPLGLLEKGHVMECFLDEMTREGFYPDHTNIERLAGEIEYYPEAGGHQYSQTGCKQVVAKVNLL